One genomic segment of Sphingorhabdus sp. M41 includes these proteins:
- a CDS encoding heme lyase CcmF/NrfE family subunit, giving the protein MIAETGLIALWLAAALALLQFALGAIGLRAQRDEYFSAIRPVAVAQGLFVSLSFLLLIWLFLRSDMSVRLVVMNSASVKPLLYKFAGTWGNHEGSMLLWVTVMGLAGAFIALFERSLQTRTLVATLAAQAFISLGFYAFLLVSSNPFERMFPVPADGQGLNPLLQDPGLAFHPPTLYFGYVGLSVAFSFAVGAMITRDVGASFAKAMRPWVLGAWIFLTLGITAGSYWAYYELGWGGWWFWDPVENASLMPWLAATALLHSVTVLATRDSLRAWTLMLAVVAFSMSMIGTFLVRSGILTSVHAFAVDPERGSFILALLAIYIGGAMALFALRVGTVKEGKRFELVSREGALVANNLLLSVILALVFIGTLYPLLVEAVTGDKLSVGPPYFNLATGPLALILVSVMAAGPLLRWRRDNPKALLNRISIPILLTAAALFALALFTTGMSILSLLGLGLAAGVAVASFAPLWKRNLRRTPLHTYGMVIAHFGIAVALTGMACESSFTEEKLVAAMPGDEIAVNQWKLKFEAIEPMAGPNWTALEGRMTAQYGDGAIHEITPQNRMFAAAQTQTSEAALLTRWNGQLYVVLGDGDSEGRWQVRVWWKPFVPLIWFGGILVALGGFLAMIGRLRRGYKQRKQREYAEAML; this is encoded by the coding sequence ATGATCGCCGAAACCGGCCTGATCGCGCTATGGCTCGCCGCTGCGCTTGCGCTCCTGCAATTTGCTCTCGGCGCGATTGGCCTGCGCGCGCAGCGGGACGAATATTTTTCTGCGATCCGGCCGGTCGCGGTTGCGCAAGGGCTGTTTGTCAGCCTGTCGTTTCTGCTGCTGATCTGGCTGTTCCTGCGCTCCGACATGTCGGTTCGGCTGGTGGTGATGAACAGCGCCTCGGTGAAGCCTTTGCTCTACAAATTTGCCGGAACCTGGGGCAATCACGAGGGATCGATGCTGCTCTGGGTTACGGTGATGGGCCTGGCCGGTGCCTTCATTGCGCTATTCGAACGATCACTGCAGACCAGAACGCTGGTCGCAACCCTGGCGGCTCAGGCTTTTATCAGTCTGGGTTTTTACGCTTTCCTGCTGGTATCATCCAATCCGTTCGAACGGATGTTTCCGGTGCCGGCGGACGGGCAGGGACTCAATCCGCTGCTGCAGGACCCCGGTCTCGCCTTTCATCCACCCACTCTCTATTTCGGCTATGTCGGGCTTTCGGTAGCCTTTTCCTTTGCGGTCGGAGCGATGATTACCCGCGATGTCGGCGCGTCTTTTGCCAAGGCGATGCGGCCTTGGGTATTGGGTGCCTGGATATTTCTGACGCTCGGCATTACCGCGGGCAGCTACTGGGCTTATTATGAACTGGGCTGGGGCGGCTGGTGGTTCTGGGATCCTGTGGAGAACGCCTCGCTCATGCCGTGGCTGGCGGCGACGGCCTTGCTCCATTCGGTGACAGTACTGGCGACGCGAGACAGCCTGCGCGCCTGGACGCTGATGCTGGCTGTGGTCGCTTTTTCGATGTCGATGATCGGGACTTTCCTCGTACGCTCCGGTATCTTGACGAGCGTACACGCCTTTGCGGTCGATCCCGAACGCGGCAGCTTCATATTGGCCTTGCTTGCCATCTATATTGGCGGAGCGATGGCTTTGTTCGCGCTGCGGGTCGGTACGGTGAAGGAAGGAAAGCGTTTTGAACTGGTCAGCCGGGAAGGCGCACTGGTTGCCAATAATCTTCTGCTGTCGGTCATTTTGGCACTGGTTTTCATCGGCACGCTTTATCCGTTGCTGGTCGAAGCGGTGACCGGAGACAAGCTTTCGGTTGGTCCACCCTATTTCAATCTGGCTACCGGTCCGCTGGCACTGATTCTGGTGTCGGTTATGGCGGCCGGGCCGCTTCTGCGATGGCGACGCGACAATCCGAAGGCGTTGCTGAACCGCATTTCGATACCCATTTTGCTCACTGCCGCAGCCCTGTTTGCACTGGCATTGTTCACCACCGGGATGTCCATTCTTTCGCTGCTCGGCCTCGGGCTGGCAGCTGGCGTTGCCGTCGCCAGTTTCGCGCCTTTGTGGAAACGGAACCTGCGGCGGACGCCGCTTCACACTTACGGCATGGTGATCGCTCATTTCGGTATCGCGGTTGCGCTGACCGGAATGGCTTGTGAAAGCAGTTTCACCGAAGAAAAGCTGGTCGCGGCTATGCCGGGGGATGAAATTGCGGTGAACCAGTGGAAGCTCAAGTTCGAAGCGATCGAACCGATGGCCGGACCCAATTGGACCGCGCTCGAAGGGCGGATGACGGCGCAATATGGCGACGGGGCGATCCACGAGATCACGCCGCAGAACCGTATGTTTGCTGCTGCACAGACCCAGACCAGCGAAGCGGCGCTGCTGACTCGCTGGAACGGGCAGCTCTATGTGGTGCTCGGCGACGGGGACAGCGAAGGACGCTGGCAGGTTCGGGTCTGGTGGAAGCCATTCGTGCCCTTGATCTGGTTCGGCGGAATATTGGTCGCTCTTGGCGGATTTCTGGCGATGATTGGCAGGCTGCGGCGTGGCTATAAGCAGCGCAAGCAGCGCGAATATGCAGAGGCGATGCTATGA
- a CDS encoding DsbE family thiol:disulfide interchange protein, whose translation MNRWLLWLPLVLFGLFFAAVAVGLIMPKNDIIESKMVGKPMPAFALPAAVEQRPGLSSTDLTKGKPTLLNIFASWCVPCIAEAPQLLALQRAGVEINAIASRDTPEDIANFLNRWGNPYNRIGTDTTSKVQLELGSSGVPETFVIDGNGIIVHQHIGDIRQEDVAKLIELLEEAG comes from the coding sequence ATGAACCGCTGGTTGCTCTGGCTACCGCTCGTGCTCTTTGGCCTCTTCTTCGCTGCGGTCGCAGTCGGGCTGATCATGCCCAAGAATGATATTATCGAGAGCAAGATGGTCGGCAAGCCGATGCCAGCCTTTGCCTTGCCAGCAGCGGTGGAGCAGCGGCCCGGATTAAGCAGTACCGACCTGACCAAGGGCAAGCCGACCTTGCTCAATATATTCGCCAGCTGGTGCGTGCCCTGCATCGCCGAGGCACCGCAACTGCTGGCGCTGCAGCGGGCGGGTGTTGAAATCAACGCAATCGCCAGCCGTGACACGCCCGAAGATATTGCCAATTTTCTTAATCGCTGGGGCAATCCCTATAATCGGATCGGAACCGACACGACCAGCAAGGTGCAACTCGAACTGGGTTCGTCCGGCGTACCCGAGACCTTTGTCATCGATGGTAATGGCATCATCGTTCATCAGCATATCGGCGACATCCGCCAAGAGGATGTCGCAAAGCTGATCGAATTGCTGGAGGAAGCGGGATGA
- a CDS encoding cytochrome c-type biogenesis protein, whose translation MKRFLVLLILCLSVPIAAQTGLPQAPYADRQLDDPRQEAAARDLMEELRCLKCQSQSIADSNAPMAGDMRSQVRERIAAGETPEQVRNWLIERYGNWVSYNPPIGSAVTWPLWIAPIILLLAALWLARGRFRKSKDDQ comes from the coding sequence ATGAAGCGATTTCTTGTTCTGCTTATTCTGTGCCTCTCGGTGCCGATTGCCGCGCAAACCGGTCTGCCACAGGCGCCTTATGCCGACCGGCAACTGGACGATCCCCGGCAGGAAGCCGCCGCGCGCGACCTGATGGAAGAATTGCGCTGCCTGAAATGCCAGAGCCAGTCGATTGCCGACAGCAATGCGCCGATGGCGGGCGATATGCGCAGTCAGGTGCGGGAGAGAATCGCCGCCGGCGAAACGCCGGAACAGGTCAGAAACTGGCTGATCGAGCGCTATGGCAATTGGGTTTCCTATAATCCGCCGATAGGGTCGGCGGTCACCTGGCCGCTGTGGATTGCGCCGATCATTCTGTTGCTCGCTGCCCTGTGGCTGGCGCGCGGGCGTTTCCGCAAATCCAAGGATGATCAATGA